A DNA window from Novipirellula aureliae contains the following coding sequences:
- a CDS encoding DUF418 domain-containing protein encodes MNETSNTSTRIQILDIMRGIAVLGILGVNIFCYGLPEILSDALPVTDPDHGLGYMLGMAGEILLSGKMRSLFAMLFGISSVIILDRLVKKHDGLESTQIFFRRMVWLLIFGQIHGFLFLFYGDILFHYGIMGMIAFPLYYASPRVRKLIMLICLAVLTYKPYSDYQYTVELRDEYVEIMQRKNSGERLSDYDYLVIDEWNYDTAYISPKLEDYEDELEAKQGGLLTTFEFNKDGVVQMATYDLYNWYSWEILLYMLLGVSLYRSGFFSKDYPSRKLLPIALLGLAIGGAIHAWVHLGFYAAYTDHVKSIFYLIFFDLGRLPMMFGYVATICLVFRSRWFAKPGRWLAATGKMTLTNYLMQSIIAACFFFGLRQFNQLDRVQLSLVVLTIWIFEIVFSNIWLKSFNYGPMEWVWRSLTYCSPQPWRRIPNSQ; translated from the coding sequence ATGAATGAAACTAGTAACACATCCACTCGCATTCAAATCCTGGATATCATGCGTGGCATTGCCGTGCTCGGTATCCTCGGCGTGAACATCTTCTGTTATGGACTCCCCGAGATTCTCTCCGATGCACTGCCTGTCACTGATCCCGATCATGGGCTCGGTTACATGCTGGGAATGGCTGGCGAGATACTCCTCTCTGGGAAAATGCGTAGCCTATTTGCAATGCTATTCGGGATCAGCTCCGTTATCATCCTCGACCGACTGGTGAAGAAACATGATGGCTTAGAATCGACCCAGATCTTCTTTCGTCGGATGGTTTGGCTGTTGATTTTTGGGCAAATCCATGGATTTCTTTTCCTGTTCTACGGCGATATCCTCTTTCACTATGGCATCATGGGAATGATCGCATTCCCCCTTTACTACGCATCGCCAAGAGTGCGTAAACTGATCATGCTGATCTGCCTAGCCGTGCTAACCTACAAGCCATACAGTGACTACCAGTACACGGTTGAACTGCGAGACGAATACGTCGAGATTATGCAGCGAAAGAACTCTGGCGAGAGACTCTCCGATTACGACTATCTGGTCATCGATGAGTGGAATTATGACACGGCATACATTTCTCCTAAGCTGGAGGACTATGAAGATGAATTGGAAGCGAAGCAGGGTGGTTTGCTGACGACTTTCGAGTTCAATAAGGATGGCGTTGTGCAGATGGCTACGTACGATCTCTACAACTGGTACTCGTGGGAGATCTTGCTCTACATGCTCTTGGGAGTGTCGCTTTATCGATCAGGCTTCTTCAGCAAAGATTACCCTTCCAGGAAACTACTACCCATTGCACTGCTGGGATTGGCGATCGGCGGCGCGATACACGCGTGGGTACATCTAGGTTTTTACGCCGCCTACACCGATCATGTTAAATCGATTTTCTACTTGATCTTCTTCGATCTGGGACGGTTGCCGATGATGTTCGGCTATGTTGCGACGATCTGTCTCGTTTTTCGCTCGAGATGGTTCGCCAAACCAGGTCGGTGGTTGGCGGCTACCGGCAAGATGACACTGACGAACTATTTGATGCAGTCGATCATCGCCGCGTGTTTCTTCTTTGGTCTTCGCCAATTCAACCAACTCGACCGGGTTCAGCTTAGCTTGGTTGTCCTGACAATCTGGATATTTGAAATTGTGTTCAGCAATATCTGGTTAAAGTCGTTCAATTATGGACCGATGGAATGGGTGTGGCGATCACTCACCTATTGCAGTCCTCAGCCGTGGAGACGAATACCCAACTCGCAGTGA
- a CDS encoding protein-transmembrane prediction encodes MRSPLEPSRFLRLSIAWLAVACCQTLQAQTKIQVSTLSELRSAVQQNDQTIVMKPGHYMLTDLPEGSRVLACSGSSNTIDLTGVEVTVPVGTTPRSYITISGDDNVFRGGTFEDTYESGLQEVTDFSAYNQDRSKLAKGLRGSSVLAITGDNNTVVGTKLTVRGSFPYGYGSIYGIGANNTFGLDKRCGILVNGRRNTVDGCEVQQKAFGHGIYIQPPADETTVKNCLVEGVMRQSKDLYLETNPRDLPARSGYQLPGERQSGRSRERNRGGRRGGDEGNGSGPDPTTNTNVVEGKPIPKDIMLPLAEDGIRVYTGGGSVTVDNCTVKKMRGGIRLYLASRATVTNSTAIDCGNTNFNLPKGGKITGSTGNFAYAPLSDFRLSRSDQDIELTILPSPHIVGPHNLADVLGSNHKIVFHRTDGPLDTNLRPIVIQGDGSTIRNETEYPIILQSSASGNTVVSFGPVTDLGSNNNVSQIERP; translated from the coding sequence ATGCGTTCCCCATTAGAGCCAAGTAGGTTTCTGCGACTTAGCATCGCCTGGTTGGCAGTTGCCTGCTGCCAGACGTTACAGGCCCAAACAAAAATTCAAGTGTCGACTTTGTCGGAATTGCGTTCAGCGGTACAACAAAACGACCAAACGATTGTGATGAAGCCGGGTCACTATATGCTAACGGATCTTCCCGAAGGCTCCAGAGTTCTTGCGTGCTCGGGGTCCAGCAACACGATCGATTTGACGGGAGTGGAAGTCACTGTCCCGGTCGGCACGACGCCACGTAGTTACATCACGATTTCAGGCGACGATAACGTTTTTCGAGGTGGTACATTTGAAGACACGTACGAAAGCGGTCTCCAAGAAGTAACCGATTTCAGTGCATACAATCAAGATAGGTCGAAACTGGCCAAAGGGCTGCGTGGCAGCTCCGTTCTAGCGATCACGGGTGACAATAACACGGTAGTAGGCACAAAGTTGACCGTCCGAGGATCTTTTCCGTACGGCTACGGCAGCATCTATGGAATCGGTGCCAACAACACCTTCGGCCTTGATAAGCGATGCGGCATCCTGGTCAATGGCCGACGCAACACCGTGGATGGTTGTGAAGTCCAGCAAAAAGCATTTGGCCATGGCATCTACATACAACCACCCGCCGACGAGACGACCGTCAAGAATTGTCTCGTCGAGGGGGTCATGCGTCAAAGCAAAGACTTGTATCTCGAAACAAACCCAAGAGATCTTCCAGCCAGGTCGGGCTACCAACTTCCTGGGGAGAGGCAGAGCGGTAGAAGCAGGGAGAGGAATCGAGGCGGACGTCGAGGCGGAGACGAGGGCAATGGCAGCGGACCAGATCCAACCACGAACACGAACGTCGTTGAAGGGAAGCCTATTCCAAAGGACATCATGCTGCCTCTTGCGGAGGATGGAATTCGCGTCTACACCGGCGGCGGAAGTGTGACCGTTGACAACTGCACTGTCAAGAAAATGAGGGGTGGTATCCGGCTGTATTTGGCCAGTCGCGCCACCGTGACAAACTCCACGGCAATTGATTGTGGCAATACGAATTTTAATTTACCGAAGGGAGGGAAAATCACAGGCTCGACGGGGAATTTTGCCTACGCTCCATTGAGCGATTTTCGATTGTCCAGGTCGGATCAGGATATCGAACTGACGATTCTTCCGTCTCCACATATCGTGGGGCCACACAACCTTGCGGACGTTTTGGGAAGCAATCATAAAATCGTATTCCACCGAACCGACGGCCCCTTGGACACCAACCTTCGTCCGATTGTGATCCAGGGCGACGGTTCAACGATCCGAAACGAAACCGAGTATCCCATCATCCTTCAATCGTCCGCGAGTGGGAATACCGTCGTCAGTTTCGGACCCGTCACGGACCTAGGAAGTAACAACAACGTCTCTCAAATCGAACGACCATAG
- a CDS encoding alpha-L-fucosidase has product MRKLILNPIHGSGAAARVALAMGLLLGSFSCGNVIAEDPQPGWTFIKETPEEHAAKMEWWNTARFGMFVHWGVYSVTGGEYRGKMPTNSAEWMMNKARIPIADYRTENVDKFNPTEFDADAFVGLAKEAGMKYLVITAKHHDGFSMFGSKASPYNVVDATPFKRDIMRELAEACKAQGIRFGFYYSQCQDWHHPGGIGNNWDKTIQRVSFDEYVREKAAPEIRQLLTEYGPISIFWWDTPRDMSKEAFDSLHSGTDLQPGIITNDRLGEEYAGDHKTFERKIPSEAPVGVDWEVCMPISGSWGYKKSDRDFKSSETLIRNLADIASKGGNYLLNVSPTGAGTLLPEATERLKTIGKWMKVNGESIYGTTASPFEELEWGRCTKKEFARGTTLYLHVFDWPKDGKLFLPGLQNKVEQAYLMADWQALNTQSSDLGVEVSLPEQAPDEINSVVVVNVSGALEIKPVLPTPNEDGTLTLSADMAYIHNNEGGEQASVREGRRREASSIGNWSDENAWVEWSFRIDSPGRYEVSAEFSLQDEKSRFRLGQPGQLQTVEVTSTGTARDFTTKSLATLNIDEAGDCILQIKPEKGSWSPIGLRKLVLTKQ; this is encoded by the coding sequence ATGAGAAAGCTAATTCTAAATCCTATACACGGCTCTGGCGCTGCGGCTCGAGTTGCCTTGGCAATGGGGCTCCTCTTAGGCAGTTTCTCTTGTGGCAACGTGATCGCGGAAGATCCGCAACCCGGTTGGACCTTTATCAAGGAGACGCCCGAAGAGCATGCTGCCAAAATGGAGTGGTGGAACACGGCGCGCTTTGGAATGTTTGTCCATTGGGGCGTCTACTCGGTAACAGGTGGAGAATACAGAGGCAAGATGCCAACAAACAGTGCGGAATGGATGATGAACAAGGCCCGCATTCCGATTGCCGACTACAGGACGGAAAACGTGGACAAGTTCAATCCAACCGAATTCGATGCAGATGCCTTCGTGGGACTCGCGAAAGAAGCGGGTATGAAGTATCTGGTAATCACCGCCAAACATCACGATGGGTTCTCGATGTTTGGTTCCAAGGCCAGTCCCTACAACGTCGTCGACGCCACACCCTTCAAACGTGACATCATGAGAGAACTGGCCGAGGCCTGTAAAGCTCAGGGGATCCGCTTCGGATTCTATTATTCGCAATGCCAGGATTGGCATCATCCCGGGGGCATCGGAAACAACTGGGACAAGACGATCCAACGCGTTAGCTTTGATGAATACGTCCGTGAAAAAGCGGCTCCTGAGATTAGGCAACTACTGACCGAGTATGGTCCGATCTCAATTTTTTGGTGGGATACCCCACGCGATATGAGTAAGGAAGCCTTTGACAGCCTCCATTCTGGAACCGATCTGCAACCCGGTATCATCACCAATGACCGTCTTGGAGAGGAATACGCGGGTGATCACAAGACCTTCGAACGGAAAATTCCAAGCGAGGCCCCGGTCGGAGTCGATTGGGAAGTCTGTATGCCCATCAGTGGCAGTTGGGGCTATAAGAAAAGCGACAGGGACTTCAAGTCGAGCGAGACATTGATTCGTAACTTGGCAGACATTGCCAGTAAGGGAGGAAATTACCTTCTGAATGTCAGTCCAACCGGCGCGGGTACACTGCTTCCCGAAGCGACCGAACGTCTCAAGACGATTGGAAAATGGATGAAGGTTAACGGTGAATCCATCTACGGCACCACGGCTAGCCCTTTTGAAGAACTGGAATGGGGGCGTTGCACGAAGAAAGAGTTCGCTCGCGGAACCACCCTCTATTTGCACGTGTTTGATTGGCCTAAGGACGGAAAACTATTCCTGCCAGGGCTTCAAAACAAGGTCGAACAAGCCTACCTGATGGCAGATTGGCAGGCCCTCAATACCCAGTCGAGTGATTTAGGCGTGGAGGTGTCGCTACCCGAGCAGGCACCGGATGAAATCAATAGCGTCGTGGTCGTGAATGTCAGCGGAGCCTTGGAGATTAAACCGGTTCTACCAACACCCAATGAGGACGGCACATTGACGCTGTCGGCCGACATGGCGTACATCCATAATAACGAGGGCGGCGAGCAAGCGAGCGTACGAGAAGGACGACGCCGCGAGGCTTCTTCAATCGGCAACTGGTCTGACGAGAATGCCTGGGTCGAATGGTCCTTTCGAATTGATAGCCCAGGGCGTTACGAGGTTTCGGCCGAGTTTTCACTGCAAGACGAAAAGAGTCGTTTCCGCCTAGGACAGCCAGGTCAACTGCAAACCGTCGAAGTCACATCGACCGGAACCGCTCGAGACTTTACAACGAAATCGCTGGCGACCCTCAACATCGATGAGGCCGGTGATTGCATCCTTCAGATCAAGCCTGAGAAGGGCAGTTGGAGTCCCATCGGGCTCCGCAAGCTTGTCTTGACAAAGCAGTAA
- a CDS encoding DUF6250 domain-containing protein, whose translation MKYFLLLLLTCGGVASAIAADTTNSDHAAKPFVHPGLLHSHAELQFIQRQLEAGQQPWKSAWQQLRSDKSASLDYTPKPIAGVVRGVVNNPDIGSSDMSRDAEAAYAHALQWSLTQEEAHAKKAIEILNAWATTLESVSGHDARLLVGMDGVAFCNAAELIRHTSTLWKVEEQKQFELMLRNVFYPVIENFHPTANGNWDAAMIQTMIAMGVFLEDRAMFDRATEYFLHGEGNGAIENYLNEFGECQESGRDQLHVQMGLGFLACACEMAWKQGVDLYAAADNRLALGFEYTAKYNLGEDVPYVRFRSVDGRYDNRTIARRGRGSFRPIYERVVHHYHDRKGLEMPYSRRVADQERPEGTHRQHMSWGTLLCYGLPVLSEPSIRRDKPLVLGHGVGLFKVGAKLVQDDFENLDNWVVQVQERAGFAAAEVVAKNRSLDCMLPGRGCTVWFKQKLPTRVAITYDVLCPTPKTPTKGLQPRDINNFWMASDPLDPDQGLFDSKRYTGKFSSYDKIHGYYASTGGGGAIANLTTRMRRYPREVDGEPVEHLALNDKDEKPGYLITPDKVMTVQLVAYDDVIQYIVDGKLIYQIAKGDPIQIEGRDSQGRTVFQQVAYDLDRFPVYQDGFFGFRLVGTHHIYTDFRVYALEPAEINEPTRQEQE comes from the coding sequence ATGAAATACTTTCTTCTGCTCCTTCTAACCTGTGGCGGTGTCGCTTCTGCCATCGCAGCGGATACAACGAATTCGGACCATGCAGCCAAGCCGTTCGTCCACCCTGGGTTGCTGCATAGTCATGCCGAACTGCAATTCATTCAACGGCAGCTCGAAGCCGGCCAGCAGCCATGGAAATCGGCTTGGCAGCAATTGCGATCTGACAAAAGTGCTTCTTTGGATTACACCCCCAAGCCAATCGCTGGAGTCGTCCGGGGGGTCGTGAACAATCCGGATATCGGCAGCTCAGATATGTCTCGAGACGCGGAGGCGGCATATGCCCATGCCCTACAGTGGAGCCTAACCCAAGAGGAGGCTCATGCGAAAAAGGCGATCGAGATTTTGAACGCTTGGGCCACCACGCTGGAGTCCGTCTCTGGACATGACGCTCGATTATTGGTCGGGATGGATGGTGTGGCGTTTTGCAATGCGGCCGAGCTCATTCGACACACCAGCACGCTGTGGAAGGTCGAAGAGCAAAAGCAGTTTGAACTCATGCTTCGGAACGTGTTTTATCCGGTGATTGAGAATTTTCATCCCACAGCCAATGGTAACTGGGATGCCGCCATGATCCAGACCATGATCGCGATGGGAGTGTTTCTTGAGGATCGCGCAATGTTTGATCGTGCAACGGAATACTTCTTGCATGGCGAAGGCAATGGCGCGATCGAGAACTATCTCAACGAGTTCGGTGAATGCCAAGAAAGTGGGCGAGATCAATTGCATGTGCAAATGGGGCTTGGCTTCCTTGCCTGCGCTTGCGAAATGGCGTGGAAGCAAGGCGTGGACTTGTATGCCGCCGCCGACAATCGGCTTGCACTTGGATTCGAGTACACCGCCAAATACAACCTTGGTGAAGACGTTCCGTACGTACGCTTTCGCAGCGTCGATGGTAGATACGATAATCGAACCATCGCTCGACGGGGCCGTGGAAGCTTTCGTCCTATCTACGAACGGGTTGTTCACCACTACCATGACCGCAAAGGGCTGGAGATGCCGTATAGTCGGAGAGTGGCAGACCAAGAACGACCGGAAGGCACCCATCGACAACACATGTCGTGGGGCACGCTGCTTTGCTACGGATTGCCTGTGCTCTCCGAGCCTAGTATCCGTCGTGATAAACCCCTGGTGCTAGGGCATGGTGTGGGGCTGTTCAAGGTTGGAGCGAAACTGGTTCAGGATGATTTTGAAAACTTGGATAACTGGGTCGTCCAGGTGCAAGAGCGAGCTGGATTCGCCGCGGCCGAAGTCGTGGCAAAGAATCGATCGCTCGACTGCATGTTGCCGGGACGTGGATGCACGGTGTGGTTCAAACAAAAACTCCCCACTCGCGTAGCAATCACCTATGACGTGCTCTGTCCAACGCCGAAAACACCGACGAAGGGACTTCAACCGCGTGACATCAACAACTTTTGGATGGCGTCCGATCCGCTCGATCCCGACCAAGGACTGTTTGATTCAAAACGATACACGGGAAAGTTCTCATCCTACGATAAGATTCACGGCTATTACGCGAGCACCGGTGGCGGGGGAGCAATCGCTAACCTTACGACCCGGATGCGACGCTATCCGCGCGAAGTCGATGGCGAGCCAGTCGAACATTTGGCGCTCAATGACAAGGACGAAAAACCGGGATACCTGATCACTCCGGACAAGGTAATGACGGTACAATTGGTCGCCTATGATGATGTGATTCAATACATCGTCGATGGCAAACTGATTTACCAAATCGCGAAAGGCGACCCGATTCAGATCGAAGGACGCGACAGTCAAGGCAGGACCGTCTTTCAGCAAGTCGCCTATGATCTCGATCGTTTTCCCGTTTACCAAGACGGCTTTTTTGGCTTTCGCTTGGTCGGCACCCATCACATCTACACGGACTTCCGAGTTTACGCTTTGGAGCCCGCCGAAATAAATGAACCAACCCGCCAAGAACAGGAGTAG
- a CDS encoding outer membrane protein assembly factor BamB family protein: MILTRKIQCLLPAVALLLSVHSSVHADWDRFRGPNGSGTAEGLVNLPETWTTSENVKWKRELPGRGVSCPIVVGDRVFATAYSGYGMGRDSVGEITDLMRHLICVNRNTGEVEWKIDVAAVQPEDPYSGSGVPSHGYASHTPASDGERVYVFFGKTGVLAFDLEGNKLWQTSVGRGSGKQRWGSSASPVLAGDVVVINASDEAESLIGLDKMTGEERWRITDQALQSVWATPILHDDKIIMTVAGSVWAIDPVTGEKLWSAQGANSDQTNVGPIVSEDVLFLQSSRGGNSVAVHADGSRSDAVWEAPLQSRYASPIAHDGYIYSVNGDVFSCLNAKTGERVFQKRLPGSPEPPAQANVAEGAPTQRGGRGGRGGRGGGGRGGDYPSPVLIDGKIYILKKTGAIHVIAAKPEFEAISIADMTADTSGFDSTPAVSDGNMFIRSETTLYCIGK, from the coding sequence GTGATTCTGACCCGAAAAATTCAATGCCTGTTACCCGCCGTGGCCTTACTGCTGTCGGTGCACTCTAGTGTTCACGCCGATTGGGATCGATTTCGCGGACCCAATGGCTCAGGGACAGCGGAGGGGCTCGTTAATTTGCCTGAGACCTGGACGACATCCGAAAATGTGAAATGGAAGCGGGAGCTACCTGGACGCGGCGTCTCGTGTCCTATCGTTGTCGGCGACCGAGTTTTTGCGACGGCATATAGTGGTTACGGGATGGGGCGTGATTCGGTCGGTGAGATCACCGATTTAATGCGGCATCTGATTTGCGTGAACCGCAACACGGGGGAAGTTGAATGGAAGATCGACGTTGCAGCGGTCCAGCCTGAAGACCCGTATTCTGGATCCGGAGTACCTTCTCATGGATACGCAAGTCACACACCGGCGTCCGACGGCGAGCGTGTTTATGTATTCTTTGGCAAAACAGGTGTCCTTGCGTTTGATCTGGAGGGAAATAAGCTCTGGCAAACAAGTGTCGGTAGGGGCTCCGGTAAACAGCGATGGGGTTCGTCGGCTAGTCCGGTACTTGCTGGAGATGTCGTCGTCATCAATGCTTCTGACGAAGCGGAGTCATTGATTGGGCTCGACAAAATGACGGGCGAGGAACGATGGCGGATTACCGACCAAGCCCTCCAAAGCGTTTGGGCAACACCCATTCTACATGACGACAAAATCATAATGACGGTTGCTGGCTCCGTCTGGGCGATTGACCCAGTAACCGGAGAAAAACTCTGGTCGGCGCAGGGGGCCAACAGTGACCAGACAAACGTTGGGCCGATCGTCAGTGAAGATGTTCTTTTCTTGCAATCGTCTCGCGGCGGAAATTCGGTTGCCGTGCATGCGGACGGTTCCCGTTCCGATGCCGTCTGGGAAGCGCCGCTCCAAAGCCGCTACGCCAGCCCGATTGCCCATGACGGCTATATTTACTCGGTCAATGGCGATGTCTTCAGTTGTCTCAATGCGAAAACGGGAGAACGTGTCTTTCAAAAACGATTGCCCGGAAGTCCGGAACCTCCTGCTCAAGCGAACGTTGCCGAGGGTGCCCCGACGCAGCGAGGCGGGCGTGGTGGTCGCGGCGGCCGTGGAGGCGGCGGTCGTGGTGGAGACTATCCATCACCCGTTCTGATCGATGGAAAGATTTATATTCTTAAGAAAACCGGAGCGATTCATGTCATTGCGGCCAAACCAGAATTCGAAGCGATCAGCATCGCGGACATGACGGCTGACACAAGCGGCTTCGACTCGACGCCCGCGGTCAGCGATGGTAATATGTTCATCCGGTCAGAGACAACTTTGTATTGTATTGGGAAATAA
- a CDS encoding peroxiredoxin-like family protein, with translation MLRFRTSVGTLLAIAALAIATTGNTQERARGGRGQAVPGKEAPHPPKVDAEAPEFELMNLKNEPISLRKLSKNGPVVLLVLRGWPEYQCPVCSRQVAEFLSKKAELKKAGAQVVMIYPGPAALLAEHAKEFQGEIELPDHFHFLIDPDYTFTNAWGLRWEAPRETAYPSTFIVGADNKVKFGLTSTSHRGRESAANVLEELAKLQ, from the coding sequence ATGCTACGATTCAGGACTTCAGTAGGCACACTTCTTGCGATAGCGGCACTGGCTATTGCAACGACCGGCAATACTCAGGAGCGGGCGCGCGGAGGCCGGGGGCAGGCGGTGCCGGGGAAGGAGGCTCCGCATCCTCCCAAAGTCGATGCGGAAGCGCCTGAGTTTGAGTTGATGAACCTAAAAAATGAGCCGATTTCACTGCGGAAACTGTCAAAGAACGGGCCCGTTGTTCTTCTCGTCCTCCGTGGCTGGCCGGAATATCAGTGTCCGGTCTGCAGTCGTCAGGTGGCTGAGTTCTTGTCCAAGAAAGCGGAATTAAAGAAGGCTGGCGCTCAGGTAGTCATGATTTACCCAGGTCCGGCGGCCCTGCTTGCTGAGCACGCAAAAGAATTTCAGGGCGAGATCGAGTTGCCTGACCATTTCCATTTTCTGATCGATCCTGACTACACGTTTACCAATGCATGGGGTTTGCGTTGGGAAGCTCCTCGCGAGACAGCCTATCCATCGACTTTCATTGTCGGCGCTGACAACAAAGTCAAGTTTGGTTTGACGAGCACCTCTCACCGTGGACGCGAATCCGCTGCCAACGTGCTCGAAGAACTCGCGAAATTGCAATAA
- a CDS encoding DUF6288 domain-containing protein yields the protein MISKTWSKRSAFLSFAAVISLACVDSALAKDPPAKPDFTQGGQTDGSHDWTLGPTGARGWIYAWKHTGDARQILVTKVAKGSPADGVLMVDDVILGVEGKSFDDDARIQFARAVTRAEQEESRGVLKLIRWRDGETEDVEIRIPVMGTYSDTAPYDCPKSAKIFAFGCEAIAKRGLRNVSIPNSINALALLASGRPEYQSILSSYAKKVSDYHEESFATWHYGYAVMFLAEYVMATGDDSVMPGLRRLALEAANGQSKVGTWGHRFALPDGRVGGYGCMNSPGISLTISMVLAREAGVNDPVLDGAITRATRFLRWYVDKGAIPYGDHEPWPGHEDNGKCSMAAVLFDLLGDREAATFFAKMGTAGYDERERGHTGNFFNILWAMPAVARCGPLASAAYWHEQSWYYDLARGLDGRFRYQGSPVGEEEHGKYANFESTGSYLLAYALPLKSLYLTGKKPSSVEPLEPTDVDDVIAAGRGFFSTKEKDRFRYQDRSEEDLLAGLSSWSPAVRKRSIEELRKRDGDFMPVMLELLASEDRYSRYGAAEALGQLGRNADAPARVSALIEAFDADDVWLRILAAEALARIGEPAKQAVPRMLERLAKPDPENDPRGMEQRYLCFNLFNRRGGLIGQSLEGVDRELLLNAVRVGLQNEDGRARGSLGSVYENLTYDEIKPLLPAIHQAIVEPAPSGIMFASGIRLSGVALLAKHRIREGMPLCIQIMEIDKWGKKNRITQCLATLETYGAAAKAVLPELRQLEKDLLAHSEARMLAPVIKQVQTMLDEMEQANDTVELRGIDGL from the coding sequence ATGATTAGCAAGACCTGGTCGAAGCGATCTGCTTTTCTGTCCTTCGCTGCCGTCATTTCTCTTGCCTGCGTTGACTCTGCGTTGGCTAAGGATCCTCCTGCAAAGCCCGACTTTACTCAAGGAGGCCAGACGGACGGAAGTCACGATTGGACGCTCGGGCCCACCGGCGCGCGGGGCTGGATCTATGCGTGGAAACATACGGGCGATGCTCGTCAAATCCTGGTCACGAAGGTTGCCAAAGGTTCGCCTGCTGACGGTGTCTTGATGGTCGATGATGTCATCCTCGGCGTCGAGGGCAAATCCTTTGATGATGATGCGCGGATACAATTCGCACGCGCCGTGACGCGAGCCGAGCAGGAAGAGTCGCGCGGTGTTCTCAAGTTGATCCGCTGGCGCGATGGTGAAACGGAGGATGTCGAAATCCGGATTCCAGTGATGGGTACGTACAGCGATACAGCGCCTTATGATTGTCCCAAGTCGGCAAAAATCTTTGCGTTCGGCTGCGAGGCGATCGCGAAAAGAGGCCTAAGAAACGTCTCAATCCCGAATAGTATCAACGCGCTCGCACTGCTGGCCAGCGGCAGGCCTGAATATCAGTCGATACTTTCTAGCTATGCCAAGAAGGTGTCCGACTACCATGAGGAGTCCTTTGCGACTTGGCACTATGGCTATGCGGTGATGTTTCTGGCCGAGTATGTCATGGCGACCGGCGATGACTCGGTGATGCCTGGGCTAAGGCGTTTGGCTCTAGAGGCTGCAAATGGGCAAAGCAAGGTGGGGACATGGGGACATCGGTTCGCGCTGCCGGACGGCAGAGTCGGTGGCTATGGTTGCATGAACTCGCCAGGAATCTCTTTGACAATCTCCATGGTGCTCGCTCGTGAGGCTGGCGTGAACGATCCCGTCCTCGATGGTGCGATCACTCGGGCAACCCGTTTCCTGCGTTGGTATGTCGATAAAGGGGCCATTCCCTACGGCGATCACGAGCCCTGGCCAGGACATGAAGACAACGGCAAGTGTTCGATGGCGGCGGTACTCTTTGATCTGCTGGGCGATCGCGAAGCGGCGACCTTCTTTGCAAAAATGGGCACCGCGGGCTACGACGAACGAGAACGCGGCCACACTGGCAATTTCTTCAACATCCTGTGGGCCATGCCTGCGGTGGCCCGCTGTGGTCCGTTAGCTTCGGCCGCGTATTGGCATGAGCAGTCTTGGTATTACGACCTCGCTCGCGGATTGGACGGTCGTTTCCGATATCAAGGTTCGCCGGTCGGCGAGGAGGAGCACGGGAAGTATGCCAATTTTGAAAGCACCGGTTCCTATTTGCTGGCCTATGCGTTACCGCTCAAAAGCCTTTACCTGACCGGCAAGAAACCGAGTTCGGTGGAGCCACTTGAGCCGACGGACGTGGATGATGTCATTGCTGCGGGACGTGGCTTTTTTTCGACGAAGGAAAAGGATCGCTTCCGCTACCAAGATCGGAGCGAAGAGGACTTGCTTGCCGGTTTATCGAGCTGGTCACCCGCGGTCCGCAAACGATCGATTGAGGAACTGCGTAAGCGTGACGGAGACTTCATGCCCGTTATGTTGGAGTTGCTCGCTTCCGAAGATCGCTATTCTCGATATGGTGCGGCCGAGGCGCTCGGGCAACTCGGTCGGAACGCCGATGCGCCAGCCCGTGTGTCAGCCCTAATCGAGGCGTTTGACGCCGATGACGTGTGGTTGCGAATCCTGGCCGCAGAGGCTCTGGCCAGAATCGGTGAACCTGCAAAGCAAGCTGTTCCTCGGATGCTTGAACGGCTTGCAAAGCCCGATCCCGAAAACGATCCTCGTGGCATGGAACAGCGATATCTTTGCTTCAATCTCTTTAACCGTCGCGGTGGCCTGATCGGCCAGTCGCTCGAAGGCGTCGATCGTGAACTGCTGTTGAATGCCGTTCGCGTGGGCCTGCAGAATGAAGATGGACGAGCTCGCGGTAGTCTTGGTTCGGTCTACGAGAATCTTACTTACGACGAAATCAAACCATTGCTGCCCGCAATCCACCAAGCGATTGTCGAGCCCGCTCCGAGCGGAATCATGTTTGCCAGCGGAATTCGGCTAAGCGGCGTCGCACTACTTGCCAAGCACCGGATCCGAGAGGGCATGCCGCTCTGCATTCAGATCATGGAGATCGACAAGTGGGGTAAGAAAAATCGCATCACCCAATGCCTCGCCACTCTCGAGACCTACGGGGCAGCGGCCAAAGCGGTCCTGCCTGAACTCCGGCAACTTGAAAAAGATCTGCTTGCCCACAGCGAGGCGCGGATGCTGGCGCCCGTCATCAAGCAGGTGCAGACGATGTTAGACGAAATGGAACAGGCTAACGATACCGTTGAATTACGTGGTATCGATGGGCTTTGA